In the Glycine max cultivar Williams 82 chromosome 6, Glycine_max_v4.0, whole genome shotgun sequence genome, TAACAGAAAATCAATGTCTTAGTCATATAATGGGAACAATAAGTAATAAGAACATAGTAGTAATTATATGGAAATGGATCCAGTAAGTCACCTTGCCATCAGCTCCCAGTGATGCAGAAAATGTAGCTTGGGGTTTCTTCATATCATCATCAGATGAACATTCGGAACATACAAAATGATCTAGTTTCTTAGCTTCTTCAATAGTCATGCCCATGCAAGCAGGATGGTACCTACAAGAAACCTACAAAGATTGAAATATGTGTTCTATAAAACATATAGCGACATCAACAGATATGGAAATCCACAATAGGACGATTCTTTGAACACTCATTATATTTAACACTCTTCAAAGTGATGTCAACAAAGTTAAGAGTGAATGCCATGAGTGCACCAAAATTTGCATCCCCAATATTACATAAACATCGATATAAAAATCATGTCTAAGTATAATTTAGTGAATGCCATGAGTGCACCAAAATTTGCATCCCCAATATTACATAAACATCGATATAAAAAACATGTCTAAGTATAATTTTTACCACTACTGTGAAACCAATCAGCGGACGGAATAAGCCTCTGCATCATTCAATTtaggataaatagtcatttttgtctCTGAatgatgaaaattcaaattttagtcctcGAAAGTGAAAAATGTACGACAAATTCATTCATCCACTAACTTCCGTCCATTGGAGTTAATGAAAGAACCTACGTGGCACATTCAGGGACGAATTTGTCAGCACTCTACACATTCAGGgacgaaaatgactatttatccaaaacataattatttttcatcttccCCCATCTTTTAATCGTTGCAAACCTAAATTACAATAAGCACTTAAGAAAATAGGAAAGCAAGCATAACttagaacaaacataataataagcataatattcATTAATAAGCATAATCTGTCTATTGCTCTGAAATTTCTAATGCGACAATACCTTATCCAAAATATGagactcaaacaaaaattcacagCCATTAAGTTAATCCTTACCAAAAAATGAGACTCAACTTGATTTTGTCATTACTTAATGTTATCACAATAGAAATTTCAGAGTAATagacaaattatgtttattaatcaatattatgtttattatgtttgttgtaatttatgcttgttttcctattttttaagtcttattgtaatgttatacttgcaacaattaaaaaaagaggaaagaggaacattaaattatattttgggtaaatagttattttcattCTTGAATGTGTAGAATGATTACAAATTTGTCCGTGAATGTGTCACATAGGCTTTTTTATTAACGGTAACAGATGGAAGTTAACGGATAGATAGATTTGTCATACTTTGTTCACTTTCgagaactaaaatttgaattttcatctttcgGGACGAATTTGTCAGCGCTCTACACATTCAAGTACGAAAATGACTATCTATCAGATAAAAGAAACAACAGAACCCATAGTCATAATAACAACAGCCACACACAAACACAATGGCCCTTTCAGCCAGAGAGAAAATTCATGTCACTGAATTTTTTGGCTGTGTGTAGAAGAATCCTTTATTTATTCACTCTTTCCTTCTTCTcagttctttttttattgcaCAAGTAAAATGCTTTTTCAAGACTAACATGCAAAAGCCTTGCATAGGCCAAATAGGGTTTTTTAAGAGTTTTAGAACAATTATTGGAACATGGGAGACATCTTACATTTTCTATGAGCTTCCTGTTGTCACAACCATTCCCCTTCTCATTTTACTACCAAATTTGACCTTTACAACACCTTAACACCCTTTACGGCGTTCATTCTGCAGGCGCTGGAATCACATAATCCCTTCAACCCAGTAAATAACATCTATTTCTCAAATTCCACATACATAAACAAAATCCAAACTCCAAACAAAGTAAATCAGAATAAACCGAGTCTTACCAATCCTTGCACCCTTCACATTGTACCATGAGATCATCCGGGTTATAAGGCATCTCACATTTGCAATACCTtcaaaacacaaaccaaaaaagcccccccgccccccccccccccccaaaaaaaaaaaaaaaaggaacccCCTCGGGCCTGAAACCAAAAAAACCCCTCCCCCCAATAAAAAACCCCCCCCTGAAACCCATAATACCCATCCCCACAATCAATAAccaccccctcccccccccaaaaaaaaaaataataaaaaaaggtaaaaatatgttttagtccctcaaaattcaattttagtccctataaacatttaataggcttttagtCTCTACATTTCCGAAATTGCTGTGGTTTCCTATCACTCCCTCACCAGGTACTAAAAACATGTGATCCTCTTAAAatgcaaaaactaaaaacttattaaattctTAGAGACTAAAACCAGGTACAAAATAAATGTGTTTTCCGTTTGTGctaaaatgaaaaactaaaactGTATTAAATTCTCATAGGCACTACTAAAATCGAACTTTCTCTCATCAATTTGAGGGaccaaaacacatttttttttcaaaaaggaaaaaacaactCACACAGCAACACGGTCAGGGGTAAAAGCCCCAGAAGCGGCCTTGTACTCGAATCTACAATAGTAATCCTCAGCACCCACATTCTCAAGCTTAGTGTAGTTCTTGAAAGAGTGCACCACGCACTTGCCCTCAATGGTGTGCGCGCTCTGCACATCGTAGTGGTCGGAGAGGAACAGTTCTTTCGCACCATGGAACTGTCTCCGACCACCAATCGACTCTTCCGGCCTGTAGTACCACCTCACACGCACCTTCACGTTGTTCCTATTATCCTGCTCGATCATCTCCACGCGCGCCACGTAAGGGGGCTTCGACGTGTCCGAGGGCCGCATCAGAACACAGTCTCCAGCTGCAAAACCCAAACATTTTCTTAAACGATAGCTCTCGCCTTCAAAACGACAtcagcatcatcatcatcatcgtgGGCAGCCACAAAAACAGGGAAAGGGACCGTTTTTCAACGAGAAAACGCAAAAGGGTTGGCGTGTGTTACCTCGGACGATCTTGTTGGTTCCTCTTATGGTGTATGAGTCCACGTCCTTTCTGCCTGGCCTCGTTTTCGCCATGCGGAGCGAGAAGGGTGTTTTGgggaatgtgatttttttttcttgttgggTTAGAAGAAGAACAGAGGAACCCTAAGGTGAGGGTTGGGTGTGGTGTGGGGGGTTTCACTTTTTTTGTGTGAGGAGAGGGAGTGACTGTGACGCTTCGCCTGTGATTTTATTACAGTGATTTTTTGGGAATGCAACGGGGATTCTTGGTGGGTTCACTACATTTGACCGTTTTCGTAGTAACTTTTTGGCCCTGAGATCTGCGCTAAGCAGTTTCCTAATTTGCTTCATGATGTGATATCTAATGTTACTTAAGAAGTGTGACCAAAtccattttttcaaaattcaaacacgTCATctcttattattagtatatgatatgattaatatttattaaaaattataaaatctcaaataaaatttattaaataataatgagtGCCAATTGcacaatttatcatttttatgatgAATTTCAAGTAATAGTTAAAAGTGTATTAGAAAGAATACGAAAAGAATATCTTATTATcttattgacattttttatttccctatcatttataaaacttaaattatatttttatggccatttttaaaattagattgcagtttcatttaaataaattgtgtgataaaaaattcaaatttttagaagttatgtaattttttgcaaaaaaaaaaaaatcatagccAGTTACTATTCAATCCCTTTTGGTAACTTTCCAAtctatttcaattattattaaaactCAGCTTTGAGAGTTTAGTGTACTTAATAGTGTAAGAAAAGAAGACCTTGAAGAAGTGATGGCTATTGCAAGAAAGGGAGCATTCACTAGCAAGCCAGAACCACTAACGATAGGAACACACATATTCCAATTAGATGGAACTCTAGAAGATTTCAAACATCAAACTATCTACTTATGGGTCAAATGATTTGCTAAATATTCATGCAACTAGAGTCATAGATGAACATTTGTTATTGAGAATAAGTGTTGCGAGTTATGCACAACAACTATCGGAACCTCGAGAAGAAGAAGGCCAAGAAGCACCCTTGGAAATAGGAGAGGAACTAGAAGTCGTCCCATGAAGAGACTCGGGAATGAAATTCCGAAGATTAAAATTGTTGAATCCATATCCttagttttaattatgacaaactATTACGAATGTAAATTAAAAGGATGATGGGTGTAAGTGATGACTAACATTCTACTTTAGTGTTTCAGTGTTTATTACTTTAAGAAACAGACATGTTCATTCATTCTGAAGTGCTCATAAAGGTTTAGAACAATTGTCAAAGTTGAGAACTTAGAAGAATTCATGGAGCTCATCAAAATGATTGAGTTTGCTTCCCTCTGAGTACTTGGTTATTTGCAAGATATTGAACAACAAGGCTTTACAAATAACTCTTATCAAAGGCTACCCGAAAAACATTCAATATCAAAATGAAGTTATGGCATAATCTACATCAAATGATGAAGACTTTGACTCTAAATATTTGAACATCATAATGGTTCATAAAGCATCACTTGGACAACATCAAAAGATTGAAGTTGACAGTTCTTCACTTTTCATATGTTGTCGTGTTGATTGTTGGACGATGGACAATAGGGTGGATGACACCATTGGCTATCTGGTCCAATACTTGCATCTTCTATATTGGTTGCCCAATCTTCTGTAATCTGGTGGAGCGTCCAATCACATAGAAGAGAACGTCCAGTTTGGTGGTTTATTAACATAAGTTGTGTTATAACTataattgtttttctatttttctattgtAATTGTTTTCAGTTAAACAGTTAGCTATTGTCTCCTTTATAAGGAGCTTTATATTCTAGGTTCGAAGAGCTTGAGAGTACTTAGGATCCTttcattgtaaattcagttattCGCAATAAACTAACACTTTGCGCGatatctctcttttctttctatcaCCTAAACTTCCTTATTTGAATAGAGTTTCTTGAATCTTCACCAATAAATTGGTATCTAGAGCTTCGGTTAAAGATCAGTTGCACAT is a window encoding:
- the LOC100778353 gene encoding chromatin remodeling protein EBS isoform X2 — its product is MAKTRPGRKDVDSYTIRGTNKIVRAGDCVLMRPSDTSKPPYVARVEMIEQDNRNNVKVRVRWYYRPEESIGGRRQFHGAKELFLSDHYDVQSAHTIEGKCVVHSFKNYTKLENVGAEDYYCRFEYKAASGAFTPDRVAVYHPACMGMTIEEAKKLDHFVCSECSSDDDMKKPQATFSASLGADGKVEPKRRKR
- the LOC100778353 gene encoding chromatin remodeling protein EBS isoform X1 — translated: MAKTRPGRKDVDSYTIRGTNKIVRAGDCVLMRPSDTSKPPYVARVEMIEQDNRNNVKVRVRWYYRPEESIGGRRQFHGAKELFLSDHYDVQSAHTIEGKCVVHSFKNYTKLENVGAEDYYCRFEYKAASGAFTPDRVAVYCKCEMPYNPDDLMVQCEGCKDWYHPACMGMTIEEAKKLDHFVCSECSSDDDMKKPQATFSASLGADGKVEPKRRKR
- the LOC100778353 gene encoding chromatin remodeling protein EBS isoform X3 → MAKTRPGRKDVDSYTIRGTNKIVRAGDCVLMRPSDTSKPPYVARVEMIEQDNRNNVKVRVRWYYRPEESIGGRRQFHGAKELFLSDHYDVQSAHTIEGKCVVHSFKNYTKLENVGAEDYYCRFEYKAASGAFTPDRVAVYCKCEMPYNPDDLMVQCEGCKDWFLVGTILLAWA